In Methanothermobacter sp. K4, one genomic interval encodes:
- a CDS encoding permease — protein sequence MLQEFADYVTYNLIGLEPASHLGSAVNFFIYDTIKIFILLATLIFIISFIRTYIPPNRVREILEKRHKYTGNFIAAIVGIITPFCSCSAVPLFIGFVEAGVPLGATFSFLISSPMINEIAIVLLLGLFGWQITAFYIISGYIIAVVGGVLIGKLKMESQLEDYVYETLEKMKAIGTANLELPKPTLRERYMIAKNEMKDILRRVSPYIIVAIAIGGWIHGYLPSDFLLEYAGSDNLLAVPMAVLIGVPLYSNAAGTIPLISALIEKGMAVGTALALMMSITALSLPEMIILRKVMKPRLLGTFIAILAVSITLTGYLFNMII from the coding sequence TTGTTACAGGAATTCGCCGATTATGTAACCTACAATCTCATTGGCCTTGAACCAGCATCACACCTCGGAAGCGCTGTTAACTTCTTCATATACGACACCATAAAGATATTCATCCTCCTTGCAACACTCATATTCATCATATCATTCATAAGGACATACATACCGCCCAACAGGGTCAGGGAGATCCTTGAAAAAAGGCATAAATATACAGGGAACTTCATTGCAGCCATTGTCGGTATAATCACACCATTCTGCTCATGTTCAGCTGTCCCCCTATTCATAGGGTTCGTTGAGGCAGGCGTGCCCCTGGGCGCAACTTTCTCATTCCTCATATCATCACCCATGATAAACGAAATAGCGATAGTACTCCTTCTGGGACTCTTCGGGTGGCAGATAACCGCATTCTACATCATATCAGGGTACATAATAGCTGTGGTCGGCGGTGTCCTCATAGGAAAACTCAAAATGGAAAGCCAGCTTGAGGACTACGTCTATGAAACACTTGAGAAGATGAAGGCAATTGGCACAGCCAATCTTGAGCTCCCGAAACCAACCCTCAGGGAAAGGTACATGATAGCCAAAAACGAAATGAAGGATATACTCCGCAGGGTCTCACCCTACATAATAGTCGCGATAGCCATAGGTGGATGGATACACGGCTATCTACCATCCGATTTCCTGCTGGAATATGCAGGTTCAGATAACCTCCTCGCAGTCCCCATGGCTGTACTCATAGGTGTCCCCCTCTATTCAAATGCAGCGGGGACCATACCCCTCATATCAGCACTCATAGAGAAGGGAATGGCAGTCGGAACCGCCCTGGCACTTATGATGTCAATAACAGCCCTATCACTCCCTGAAATGATAATCCTCAGAAAGGTTATGAAGCCCAGGCTCCTCGGAACATTCATAGCAATACTCGCAGTCTCCATAACACTGACAGGTTACCTATTCAACATGATAATATAA
- a CDS encoding MTH895/ArsE family thioredoxin-like protein gives MKIRIYGTGCANCQMLEKNAREAVKELGIDAEFEKVKDMDEILEAGLTALPGLAVDGELKIMGRVASKEEIMNILS, from the coding sequence ATGAAGATACGAATCTATGGTACAGGATGTGCAAACTGCCAGATGCTTGAGAAAAATGCAAGGGAAGCTGTTAAGGAACTGGGAATAGATGCAGAGTTCGAGAAGGTAAAGGACATGGACGAGATACTTGAAGCGGGACTCACAGCCCTCCCCGGACTTGCAGTTGACGGTGAACTCAAAATCATGGGGAGAGTCGCCTCAAAGGAAGAGATAATGAATATCCTTTCCTGA
- a CDS encoding helix-turn-helix transcriptional regulator, with product MKMCQTDKPSPEQLERLNERLERLPDDDKIERDSLALKALADPTRLKIIHLLSEGELCVCEIMAALEKPQPTVSHHLNILKRAGFLKSEKVGVWVHYMLSDDSIPSKVEYLLNDLEY from the coding sequence ATGAAAATGTGTCAAACAGATAAACCAAGCCCTGAACAGCTTGAGAGACTTAATGAAAGGCTCGAAAGGCTACCTGATGATGATAAAATAGAAAGGGATTCCCTTGCCCTTAAGGCCCTCGCCGACCCCACGAGACTGAAGATAATCCACCTATTATCTGAGGGTGAGCTCTGTGTCTGTGAAATCATGGCGGCCCTTGAAAAGCCCCAGCCGACAGTCTCACATCACCTCAACATACTCAAAAGGGCCGGTTTCCTTAAATCAGAGAAGGTGGGGGTGTGGGTCCACTACATGCTATCAGATGATAGCATCCCCTCAAAGGTCGAATACCTCCTGAATGACCTGGAATACTGA
- a CDS encoding histidine kinase dimerization/phosphoacceptor domain -containing protein, with product MRRRVIVVEDEELVAQDIRAILEDAGYEVPAIFHSAEDLLEGIENLQPDSIIMDIMLAGEMDGIEAARIITEKMDVPIIYLTAYSSNDILKRAGETEPYAYLLKPFHERDLRVNLEMAIHKHEAKRNRLKLIRERTLNEYLKRSIAEKEALLRELHHRVKNNLQLIISLLSLQIRYAEDPAMEHFFRDYVNQLRSIAVIHERAYPSGGSYIIDFGDYLRSISSQLLESYGASSSVLVDIRAEGIRLNMDTAVPLALIISELISNSLKHAFEGEGRIKISIEKMNGSYLLVYTDDGMGLPEGITFPDGGSFGFRMIENLSIQLGGKVRLEKPERGVRFTFEFTEQVYSDRMS from the coding sequence ATGAGGAGAAGGGTTATCGTTGTGGAGGACGAGGAGCTGGTGGCCCAGGATATCAGGGCGATCCTGGAGGATGCCGGTTATGAGGTGCCTGCGATATTCCATTCGGCTGAGGATCTCCTTGAGGGAATTGAAAACCTCCAGCCTGACTCAATAATAATGGACATCATGCTCGCAGGTGAAATGGACGGAATAGAGGCTGCAAGGATCATAACAGAGAAGATGGACGTACCCATAATATACCTCACAGCCTACAGCAGCAATGATATCCTCAAGAGGGCCGGTGAAACCGAACCCTATGCATACCTGCTGAAGCCCTTCCATGAGAGGGACCTCAGGGTGAACCTTGAAATGGCAATCCACAAGCATGAGGCAAAGAGGAATAGACTTAAACTCATCAGGGAAAGAACCCTGAATGAATACCTTAAGAGGTCAATAGCTGAGAAGGAGGCGCTTCTACGGGAACTTCACCACAGGGTCAAGAATAACCTTCAGCTTATCATAAGCCTCCTTTCACTTCAGATAAGGTATGCTGAGGATCCCGCTATGGAGCACTTCTTCAGGGATTACGTTAACCAGCTGAGGTCAATTGCGGTTATACATGAGCGGGCATATCCATCAGGTGGCAGCTACATTATTGATTTCGGTGATTACCTCAGGAGCATCTCATCCCAGCTTCTTGAATCATATGGCGCATCATCATCTGTCCTTGTGGATATAAGGGCAGAGGGTATCCGCCTGAATATGGACACTGCGGTTCCCCTGGCACTCATAATATCTGAGCTAATCTCAAATTCACTGAAACATGCATTTGAGGGTGAGGGGAGGATAAAGATTTCCATTGAAAAAATGAATGGATCATACCTGCTGGTATACACTGATGATGGAATGGGGCTCCCTGAGGGGATAACGTTTCCTGATGGGGGGTCCTTTGGGTTCAGGATGATTGAAAATCTTTCCATACAGCTTGGGGGCAAAGTAAGGCTGGAAAAACCTGAAAGGGGTGTTAGGTTTACATTTGAATTCACTGAACAGGTCTATAGTGACAGGATGTCCTGA
- a CDS encoding sensor histidine kinase, producing MTCRILILEDVPLDVELMEREIRRSGIDFISKTVESEEDFVRALHEFRPDVILADHSLPSFDGLSALAIARKLCPDVPFIFVSGKIGEEFAVKALKSGATDYVLKSNFSKVPVAIKRALREVEKERELERTRRSLAESNWQLKEAQRIGKIGSWQWNFDSDTLSCSDEALRILGIRKDDFRGTPDEMVSRIHPEDRESFLDSVRMKEPFEGEYRIIRDGLEGVALFRARVIQDSKGKPVSMIGIKQDITEDKRIRESLEASLREKEFLMSEIHHRVKNNLQLIISLLRLQSRYIDDEKSLEIFTECQNRVRSIALVHERLCDSRNGMAVNLSDYIEELLSELKGMCSGRDVVFRVKLADIETGINTAVSIGLIVNELVTNAIKHGIGDSGEIKVELESSSGSGVLMVADNGSGLPEDIELLDPPGFGLRLVNFMLSRIKGSISVENQNGAVFRIKFDLGG from the coding sequence ATGACATGCAGGATTCTCATACTTGAGGATGTCCCCCTTGACGTTGAACTGATGGAGAGGGAGATAAGGCGCTCAGGAATCGATTTCATATCAAAAACTGTTGAAAGTGAAGAGGACTTTGTAAGGGCACTTCATGAATTTAGGCCGGATGTTATACTGGCTGACCATTCACTACCATCCTTCGACGGCCTCTCAGCCCTTGCAATAGCACGCAAGCTGTGTCCAGATGTGCCTTTCATATTCGTAAGCGGAAAGATAGGTGAGGAATTCGCTGTGAAGGCACTTAAGAGTGGGGCCACAGACTATGTTCTTAAGAGCAACTTCTCAAAGGTTCCGGTTGCAATAAAAAGAGCCCTCAGGGAGGTTGAAAAGGAGAGGGAACTTGAGAGGACAAGAAGATCCCTCGCAGAAAGTAACTGGCAGCTGAAGGAGGCGCAGAGGATAGGTAAGATAGGAAGCTGGCAGTGGAATTTTGACTCAGACACCCTTTCATGTTCTGATGAGGCGCTGAGGATACTTGGAATCAGAAAAGATGATTTCAGGGGCACCCCTGATGAGATGGTATCAAGGATCCACCCGGAAGACAGGGAGTCATTCCTTGATTCGGTCAGAATGAAGGAGCCATTTGAGGGGGAGTACAGGATAATAAGGGATGGCCTGGAGGGTGTCGCACTTTTCAGGGCAAGGGTCATCCAGGACTCCAAGGGGAAACCCGTCTCCATGATAGGAATAAAGCAGGATATAACCGAGGATAAACGTATCAGGGAGTCTCTGGAAGCTTCGCTGAGGGAGAAAGAATTTTTAATGTCTGAGATACACCACAGGGTCAAGAATAACCTTCAGCTTATTATAAGCCTCCTGAGGCTCCAGTCCAGGTACATAGATGATGAGAAATCCCTTGAGATATTCACCGAGTGCCAGAACAGGGTGCGGTCGATAGCCCTCGTACATGAGAGGCTCTGTGATTCCAGAAACGGGATGGCCGTAAACCTCTCTGATTATATTGAGGAACTCCTCAGTGAACTTAAGGGTATGTGCAGCGGCAGGGATGTGGTGTTCAGGGTTAAACTTGCTGACATTGAGACAGGAATCAACACCGCGGTTTCAATTGGTCTGATAGTAAATGAACTTGTAACAAACGCCATAAAGCATGGTATAGGGGATTCCGGGGAGATAAAGGTTGAACTTGAATCATCCAGCGGCTCCGGAGTCCTTATGGTTGCGGATAATGGTTCTGGACTACCTGAGGATATTGAACTTTTAGATCCTCCAGGTTTTGGTCTCAGACTGGTTAATTTCATGTTAAGCAGAATAAAAGGCTCAATTTCGGTAGAAAACCAGAATGGGGCGGTATTCAGGATCAAATTCGATCTTGGTGGTTGA
- a CDS encoding DUF523 and DUF1722 domain-containing protein, with the protein MRKFRRPLVVLSRCIEHDHCRYDGSMISSPFVRQFSGYADFITVCPEVEMGLGVPRPPIRITMDNGEFRLFQPETGRDVTDEMNSFITSFLDSLDKVDGFILKNKSPSCGIRNVKVYMGAGRRPGSHGVGFFGRAVMERFPHLPLEDEGRLRNLQIREDFLIKLYLVRDFRAVRDLGDLIEFHTSNKLLLMSYSPEGQRTLGRIIANQGDHDDTLSMYSETLCSVIKEPLKPERIINSLLHAFGHFSSELNGREKSYFLESVEWYRKGIMPLLVPLSILRSWVVRFGDDYLEGQTLFEPYPRELVPVTLIV; encoded by the coding sequence ATGAGAAAATTCAGAAGACCCCTCGTTGTACTCAGCCGCTGCATTGAACATGATCACTGCCGATATGATGGCTCAATGATATCAAGCCCCTTTGTAAGACAGTTCTCTGGGTATGCGGATTTCATCACAGTCTGTCCTGAGGTTGAGATGGGACTCGGTGTTCCAAGACCACCCATACGTATAACCATGGATAACGGGGAATTCAGACTTTTTCAGCCTGAAACCGGACGGGATGTGACAGATGAGATGAATTCATTCATAACCTCATTCCTGGATTCACTGGACAAAGTCGATGGATTCATATTAAAGAACAAATCCCCATCATGCGGCATAAGGAACGTTAAGGTCTACATGGGTGCTGGTAGAAGACCAGGCAGCCATGGGGTAGGGTTCTTTGGAAGGGCTGTTATGGAAAGGTTCCCGCACCTCCCACTGGAGGATGAAGGACGGCTGAGGAACCTCCAGATAAGGGAGGATTTCCTCATAAAGCTCTACCTGGTGAGGGATTTCCGTGCCGTGAGAGACCTGGGTGACCTCATAGAGTTCCACACATCAAACAAGCTGCTACTCATGTCCTACAGTCCAGAGGGGCAGAGGACACTTGGAAGGATAATAGCAAATCAAGGGGATCATGATGACACCCTCAGTATGTACTCTGAAACCCTCTGCAGTGTTATAAAAGAGCCGCTGAAACCTGAAAGAATCATAAACAGCCTCCTGCATGCCTTCGGCCACTTCTCATCAGAACTCAATGGAAGGGAGAAGAGTTATTTCCTTGAATCGGTTGAATGGTACCGTAAGGGGATTATGCCGCTTCTTGTGCCCCTCAGCATACTGAGGTCATGGGTCGTGAGATTCGGGGATGATTACCTTGAGGGCCAGACCCTCTTTGAACCCTACCCCCGCGAACTTGTGCCTGTAACCCTCATAGTGTGA